TCTGTTTggtaatttgaaaaaatgttcttgaaaattcagaaaatattcacaaaaattaaaacaaatCCATAAAAAATGAACAACAGGAAACATCTCCTATATAGAGGTTTTATTAGGGGAGCTATAGGGTCATTTTAAAGATTTTATTTAGACCCTCGCGTGAAAAAAAAGTTTCCTTGTTTTGTATAGCGCTGAGCCCCCAAAAAAATTGACATTACTTTCTATGGGTTAACTTTTGTAACCTATATGAAAATGAGTAAATGTCTATTTAGCCTCCATACACAACTATGTTTATTTACTAGTTATGGTAAGCACCACCATGCTAGATCATGGCGAGATACATCATTCATCAATCTAACTCAGGCAAGGTCCATTAATGCAGTTTGCCCATCCAAGAAATATTTCACTATGGCGCCTTAAGAAATCATGTCGTGATGAGACCACCACATTTTTAGTTTTTTAAATGACCTTTAAAAAGTCCTTTATCTCATCATGAGATCACTCACACATAGTTTGTGAAATAACATTTTAAAAGTTCTTATCTCATCATGGCATTTGATTCAGAATTTTTTTTATATCTACCGCACCAGCATAATATGATagtttttttctcccgttgcaacgcacgggcatatttgctttTTTTGAGGGAAGGTCATATTTGCTAGTAAGTGATAAAAAACGTTTCACACAGGGGAATCTTCGTCTGGGCCGGCCCATACAGTAGATACATTCTATACTGCGTCTGCATGCATGCTGGGAGAAGACATAGCGCGTctgtttgggccggcccatgtccaGACCGCCTCTTTTTTAAATTTCGTTTTCCTTTTCTATATTCAGGAATTTCCACTTTAATAATTCGGGACTTAAAAAAAGTTCCAAAAATTAAAAGAAATGATAAATGTTTATGTAAAATATTTAATAATTCATCAATATGTTATGGATTCAGTACATGTTTatgattttaaaaaagtgttcacaTGTTCAAAAAATATTTGCAATGTTGAAAACAAATGTTGTAGAAaataaaaatatgttcatgatttttttaaaagtttgtgTATTAATTGttttaatgaaattgaacaaaatttcaCCAATCCAAGAAATGTTAATCAATTAAAATATATCCTAAAAATTAAAAAACTGTTTGTGACTTAAAAAATAGTTTATTGATCAATaaaatgttcgctgattcaaaaaataatcatgcatttcaaaaaggttattaaataaaaaaatcgtgaatttaaaaattgttccacaaaacaatttccaaaaaaatgttcgtcGATTCTATAATTGCTCGCCTATTCAAGAAAAACATTTAAAGAAATGTtcaaaattaaaaaatatatttgcaaatagtataaaatgttcatgaattcaaaagatGTTCATGATTTTAGAGAATTTTAGAAAATATgtacaaatgttcatgaatttgaaaaacattCACAATTTCAGATATGTTCAcgagttaaaaaaatgttcatgattttcgaAAATATTTCACGATTTTACGAAAATGAGAGTGATAGTATATCTCGGTGATGCAACAAAATGTGATCATGGTCATTGAAATATTATAATTTTTTTCTTCCGTTGCTACTCACGGGCCATTTTGCTAGTGAGACTAAACTACAAAGATGAAATCAAAGAGTTTGATTTGCTAGCCTAGCTAGTACTAGTAAAACTAATTGACACCCTGGTATATTTTTGTGAGCTAGACACTCACTAGCAAGTTAGTATGCATGCACTAATAAACTACCAATATGAATAGATGACTTCGATTTGGCGAGCCTACTTGTCTTCTCCAACAGTTCAACTAAGGCCAATGGACATGTGGTTTTGAGCGTAACATACCCTTGGCTTGCCATCATGTCATCCATTCCCCGTGTATCCAAAGTGGCAATAAACCGAATGCATGCATCATTCAACCTGCCGCAGTGATGCCAATCAGCCAAAGCCAGCGTAGTCACCACCGTCTTCGCATCGATGTTCTTACAAAGGATGTTTTCACATATAATCTTCAGCCTCTCCATGGCATACCGATCCGCGGCGACAAGCAAATGGCTGACAATATCTCTATAGTCATCACGTCCAAGATCATCCATGGCAGGCAGTGAATCGGTGTATATAAAATGAAGCAGGGCCTCAAACACAACGGGCTGCATGTCATTGATGGCAATACGACTCATGTCCTTCTCTCTCATCGCGCCATACAGCTCTGCTTTGAACACCGGCGATCGCATCGCGAGCACCAGCTTGTGGGCGGGAAAGGCCTCTCCTTGGACCTCGAAAATCACGTCCGTCCCCTCTTTCCCCTGCAGCAGCTTCCCAAGATGATCCGTGATGTCCGACGGCGGGGCCTCCTCGACAAACGATTTCTCATCCTCGACAATTGTGACGACGCACTCAATGGTGAAGCGATCGTTGCGGAGGTAAGGCGACGCCTCCAGCTCGCTCCTTTTCTTGAACACCCAATCGCCGGAGCAGCTGCGACCGCCGGAACCGAATTCGCGCGTCTTTGTCATCGTGTGCGGCGGCGAAGATCCGGTGACGTCTACCAGACTGAACCTGAAGGACGCCGTCACCCTGTGGTCGCTGCATAAATCGAGGAACACCCCCACGTAGTCTCTATAATAATCGAGGTCGAAGACACCCCAGGGGTAGACCCGAATTTGCCAGTTGTAGCCTCCGACGGAGAACGCGTCCGACGTTGCGCAGCCGCCGTGTAGTAGCGACCGGTGCAGGCTGTACCCTGAGATTTCGAACACGTGAGAGCCTTGCTGCACCCCCACCGTGTCCGCGGCGTGGCGCGTGGCCGGGGTGTTTGTGCTTCCCATCGCCGCGCGCTGCCCTTGTCTCGCTCTCGCTCTCGCTCACGGGGTTGGGGCTGGGGTTGTTTCGGGTAAGACGTACGAAGCAGAACTGGGATTTTTATATGGAGGCATCTGGGCCGCTGGCGGGGTTTGGACCTGGACAAGTCGGACTCGGAGGGCCTTTTTCGACTCTGCGGCGGATTATGTCGATCCTCGTGTCGTGATTGACGTCAACCGGCATCATGGTGCACCAGTTCGTTTTCCCCAGATTTTGTCTACAGGTTTATACATGGCTCCCTCTGCTCCGGACCATCGAGGCTGCATCTCTCTCGGTGCTGAATCCTCGTGTCGTGATTCCTTTTGACCAGATTTTGACCCTATTTGTTTTTTTCCCGAACCGGAATACTCTCTAATCCATTAACCAGAACAGTCAAATCGCTGGCAATTAACGCATGAACAAAGTCTGGAGCCCCATCCGGCCACAGGGCTGAGGATGCATGGCTCATACGTGCACCGTGAGCAGCTAGAGAATCAGCTAACAATATTACAGCCCCTTGGGCAAAAAACAATCTTCAAAAAGGAAAAGTTTAAACTAACAAAGATTTTGATCTCTCCGAAGACAATACCGATGGAAGAGCGGGTCCTGGTCCGTCCCTTTGATTGCATGCATGAGAATACTGGAATCCGTCTCGATGATGACAGACCCCATACCCAGCTGTTGTGCAGCTTGCAAGCTCTTCAAACAAGCCACGGCTTCAGAATGCAACGGGTTCAGTAAATAGGGTATGTTACCTGCACCAGCGGCAACAGCCTGACCTTCTCTATCACGGATGATGAAACCGTAACCCCGTTTTGAGCTATGCTGTGAAGCACTCTCATCAATATTTATTTTGAGCAAATCATCAGCCGACGGTGCCCACCTCTGCTCCTGTTGAGTCTGCTTTGTTTTTTTTGACGCGTCAACGGCGGGCTTACGCCGGCCTGAACCATATATTACTTAAAAGAGATGTTTACACAGGAGGTTACAGGGGGgttgcgagagggagagagaggggtggggggggggggggggggtagccgaAGATTACATAGCGTTACAATCTCGCGGCAAGGTTTGACAACATAGAGCCCCAGTCTTGGAGGAGCGATTTGCGCAGGGCATTCTTGCATCGTTGAGAGCAAAGCTTGAGATCATCCGCCGCAACCCTAGCAATGTGATGAATGTGCAGGGTCTCATTGCGAAAGACCTTGGCGTTTTGGCGCTTCCATGTGTTCCAGAAGATTGCGATGAGAACTGTAGAGCGAACTTTATCCCTCGGGGCCATCCGCCAGATATCTGCAATGTTGTTAGGCGAGCCCCTGTAGAGGCTGTCGAGCTCATCCCATAGCGGCCGTAGAGTGGGGCAACAGAGGAGGAGGTGAGTGATACTCTCGCAAGTGCCACAGAGCGGGCAGGCATCCGAGGTAGCGATGGAGCGACGCAGCCTTCGTTCGTTAGTGTATACACGATCCTTGTGAGCCAGCCACATGAATATTCGACACTTGTTGGGCGCATAGTTCTTCCATATTGCATATGCCATTGGGTCTGTCGGGTGTTCATGCCAGACCGCTGCGTAGGCCGGACTGGTGGAGAGAGCTTTGCCCTCCCGCCTGCAAACCCTGTTATCGTCAACCTGCAGATCCAAGTTAACTGTAGCCATAATATTACGCAAGGTAGCCAGTTCGTTCTCCGCTACAAGGGATAACCGAGGCGCAAGATCGAGGTTTAGCTCTGGCGAGTCCAATACCCATGCGACCGAGGCCGATTGCCTATTGAGTGAGAGTAAAGCACAACAAACTGGCAGGCGAGAGTAGTCTGGGTGTTTGGGAGCCAAAGGTCATTCCAGAATGAGGTGGTGGCCCCATTCCCAAGATTGACCGAGGTGATGGACCTGAAGAAGTCTATATGTTTGATAATATTGCGCCACACAGGTGAAGCGTAAGAATCCCCAGCTCCCAAGTCATGAGTAGGGGACCAGCCATATTTGTTAACCAGGTAGGATGCTGCTGGAGTAGAGTTAGAGTCGTGAAGCTTTGACAGGTGTCGAAGAAGAAGGCATACATTCATGTGTTTGAGAGAGGAGAAACCTAGACCCCTATTTATGAACGGAGCGCACACTAGGTCCCAGGCCACCTTGCACTGCCCTCCAGTTGTTTTATCTTGGCCCGACCAAAAGAAGGCCCTGCAACGTTTGTCAATCTCCTCAAGCGTCCCTATAGGCAGCAGGAGCGCACTCATAGCATATATGGGTAGGGCACGAAGAGCCGCCCGAACTAGAATTGCCCTCCCATGCCAAGGATAGCAGGAGGCCCCGCCAGCCAGTCAGCCTACGGTCGATTTTATCGAtcaaaaagaaaaaggctgagatgTTTAGTTTGGAGGTGGACAGGGGCAAGCCAAGGTAGGACTGCAGGAAACTGGCGACCGCGCAACCGAGGATCGCCGCAAGAGTACGGGAGGTTTCCGGCTCTACGTGGATAGGGGCGAACGTGCTTTTGTGAAAGTTAATAGTGAGGCCAGTGGCCGCGGAGAATTGAGATAACAACTGCTTGAGATGGTGCAACTGCTCTGCGATCGCCGGTAGCACGATCAGCGTGTCGTCTGCGTATTGAGTCTGCTTTGTATCCTTGGCTTCCTTCAGACTAGCACAATCATTCAGACTTATTTGGATCCGGTGGCATACACTATCTATGGATCTCATCGGTTCCCCAGCATTCACCGTGTTTTTTATATCCCACCATACACACATGAGCACCACGCATCGGATCTTGATGTCCTCATTCTTTCCAAGGATTGCTTGCACCATCTCTCTCGCTGTGGCAAGCTGAGTGAGCTCCAGCCGGACATGCTCCAAGTCCAACCTTGTCCACACAGCTCTAACATTTTTGCAGCGGAGAAAATTATGAGCCCCATCTTCATTCAAACGTTTGCATGTCGGACAAAGGACGTCCAGATCAACACCACGATGTTCAATACTCCATCTATGGGGCAGGCTGCTATGGGCCAGCCGCCACATGAAATGCTACATCCTAGGAGGACACTTTAGCTTCCATATATTTTTCCAGTTCAGCGTGTTACTTCCTGCCGAGGACTGGCCAGCTTCTCGTGTACTTGTCATCTGTTGCATCTGTCGCAGCATTTTATATGCCGTCTTAACACTGAAAACCCCACTAGAGTCATAATGCCACGCCCATTCATCTTCAAAGTCATCTTGCAGGGGAATCGATAGAAATATATAATACATTGAGCATCAATCCTCCAAAACAGGTCCTGTATTAGAGCCTCATCCCACTGTCCAGTGATCGGATCAAAGAGTTCCCCGACAGTATGAATTACCGCATGTCCTCTCGGTGTGATTGGTCGCCTGCAGCCATCTCTAGGTAGCCAAGTATCGGTCCAGATCGCAGTATCAAACCCATTCCCAATCCTCTTGACCACACCCTCCTTCAGAACGCTTACACCTTGCATAAAGCTTCGCCAAGCATATGAGGCTCCCGGTTTGATCTCCGCATGAagctatacctggccatacctcgggccgggccgtgctttgggccgggcctagccaagcccgacgcaaaaaacccagccccaggcccggcccggccatcgggcctgttttctaggcccgagcccggcccgaacacgtGAAAGCCCGTCGGGCtccgggccggcccggcccgaccttcagaaaagtgcaaaaacgacgggcccgggcccggcccggccaaGGGCTCAacatctaggcccgagcccggcccggaagcagcgtcgggccgggccgggtcgggcttttcCGGGTCGGGTCGGGCCGGGCTTTCCATGGCCAGGTATACATGAAGCACATCTGACTCATGATAGTATCTAGCCTTTAGAAGTTGCGCGCATAGGGAATCTGGATTGGTGAGAAGCCACCATGCTTGTTTCACAAGCATTGCGAGGTTAGACGTATGAAGATCCTTGTATCCGAGCCCCCTTCTCCTTTTGGCATCGTCATGATCTCCCACCGCAACCAATGCATCTTATGTTCATCCTTCTGTTGCGCCCACCAATAGCGGGcactcatcatattaatctcctcaCATAATCCCTTTGTCAGATCAAAACAACTCATAGAAAAAATCGATATTGCTTGTGCACATGCTTTAATAAGGACCTCTTTCCCTACCTTGGATAGTGCCTTCTCTAGCCATCCTTGCAGATGCTCCCATATCCGATACTGGGTTTGACCTTATTTGTTGAATCTGAAACGAACAACTATTTttctgaaacggaggcaaaagatttgcctcatcgattaattaagaagaagagaattgcccagttaattaacggaaaaccgggcgaaaaccgataCAATAGACCACATGTGGACTACTCGCTAAGAAAGAAACTCCATGATCACATGGTCCACCCAACAAATATACATAAGAAGAAACAACCACGACCCCTCGCACTTCTACATCGCAAAGAAACCCTCAATGCAACCAAGGTTGAAGACAACGGacaccatgctacctcttgagcactgcgttggatttccttgaaaaggaaaggatgatgtagcaaactagcataagtatttccctcagtttttgagaaccaaggtatcaatccagtaggaggctacgcgcgagtccctca
The window above is part of the Triticum aestivum cultivar Chinese Spring chromosome 2A, IWGSC CS RefSeq v2.1, whole genome shotgun sequence genome. Proteins encoded here:
- the LOC123185893 gene encoding BTB/POZ and MATH domain-containing protein 2; protein product: MGSTNTPATRHAADTVGVQQGSHVFEISGYSLHRSLLHGGCATSDAFSVGGYNWQIRVYPWGVFDLDYYRDYVGVFLDLCSDHRVTASFRFSLVDVTGSSPPHTMTKTREFGSGGRSCSGDWVFKKRSELEASPYLRNDRFTIECVVTIVEDEKSFVEEAPPSDITDHLGKLLQGKEGTDVIFEVQGEAFPAHKLVLAMRSPVFKAELYGAMREKDMSRIAINDMQPVVFEALLHFIYTDSLPAMDDLGRDDYRDIVSHLLVAADRYAMERLKIICENILCKNIDAKTVVTTLALADWHHCGRLNDACIRFIATLDTRGMDDMMASQGYVTLKTTCPLALVELLEKTSRLAKSKSSIHIGSLLVHAY